The following are from one region of the Paenibacillus sp. JZ16 genome:
- a CDS encoding 2,3-diketo-5-methylthiopentyl-1-phosphate enolase, producing the protein MSRCIATYRIYDDQADFRKKATSIAVGMTVGSWTELPQAKREAMQKHLGEVVDIQVHEGWEPGSRYADVSIAYPDINFSRDIPALLVTVFGKISMDGRIKLTSLDLSPDFLSAFPGPKYGIDGVRDLLGVHDRPLLMSIFKSVIGLNADELRAQFIRQALGGVDLIKDDEILFENDLTPIEKRVSMCIQAAADVEQQTGKKLLYAANLTGRTSRLREQALRAIDAGANALLFNVLSYGYDVLQELSSDPDITVPIAAHPALAGAIYPSPYYGITAPLLLGQLMRIAGADLVLFPSPYGSVTMPREENLAIRDELHSAKLGVKRSMPVPSAGIHPGLVPRIIRDFGTDVVVNAGGGIHGHPMGTEAGGKAFVQAIEATMKSVPLAHFAEEHEELKAALDIWGGEV; encoded by the coding sequence GCGACTTCCATCGCCGTTGGCATGACGGTCGGCAGCTGGACCGAGCTGCCGCAAGCCAAGCGTGAAGCGATGCAGAAGCATCTTGGCGAAGTTGTTGACATTCAGGTTCACGAGGGCTGGGAGCCAGGCAGCCGGTATGCGGACGTCAGCATTGCTTATCCGGACATTAATTTCAGCCGGGATATCCCAGCCCTGCTGGTGACCGTGTTCGGCAAAATTTCCATGGACGGGCGCATCAAACTGACTTCCCTGGATTTGTCTCCCGACTTCTTGAGTGCGTTTCCCGGACCGAAATATGGCATCGACGGAGTCCGCGATCTACTCGGCGTCCATGACCGCCCTCTGCTCATGAGCATATTCAAGTCAGTAATCGGACTGAATGCGGACGAGCTTAGAGCCCAATTTATCCGTCAGGCGCTTGGTGGGGTGGATCTTATCAAAGATGATGAAATCCTGTTCGAGAACGACCTCACCCCAATCGAAAAACGGGTCAGCATGTGCATCCAGGCTGCTGCCGACGTGGAACAACAGACAGGCAAAAAACTGCTGTATGCAGCCAATCTGACCGGACGGACGTCGAGGCTGCGTGAGCAAGCGCTGCGTGCGATTGATGCCGGCGCTAACGCCCTGCTCTTTAATGTGCTGTCCTATGGGTATGACGTTTTGCAAGAGTTAAGCAGTGATCCGGATATCACCGTGCCTATTGCGGCTCACCCTGCGCTTGCCGGGGCCATTTATCCTTCTCCGTACTATGGGATAACGGCTCCGCTGCTGCTCGGCCAGCTGATGCGGATTGCCGGCGCGGATCTGGTGCTCTTCCCTTCTCCTTACGGATCGGTAACGATGCCGAGAGAAGAGAATCTCGCGATACGCGACGAGCTGCACAGCGCTAAACTTGGCGTGAAACGAAGCATGCCGGTACCATCCGCAGGAATTCATCCTGGACTCGTTCCCCGCATCATCCGGGACTTTGGCACCGATGTGGTCGTTAACGCTGGCGGCGGAATCCACGGACATCCGATGGGAACCGAAGCGGGCGGCAAAGCCTTTGTACAAGCGATCGAGGCGACGATGAAATCCGTGCCACTCGCCCACTTTGCCGAGGAACACGAAGAGCTGAAAGCCGCATTGGACATCTGGGGAGGAGAAGTATGA
- a CDS encoding SdpI family protein, translating into MLESLAIGIVFVLYGLVLFLIPPKSSKSFYAYKTTSSLKNERNFKVANAYVSLLLMIFGVILLLIARLTGHFMTTGIATVIVFILIYILVERKLKNL; encoded by the coding sequence ATGCTCGAAAGTTTAGCCATTGGCATCGTATTTGTTTTGTATGGTTTGGTCCTCTTTTTGATTCCGCCCAAAAGTTCCAAGAGTTTTTATGCGTATAAAACTACGTCATCTCTCAAAAATGAACGGAACTTTAAAGTTGCCAACGCCTATGTCAGTCTGCTGCTGATGATTTTTGGAGTCATCCTGCTGCTGATCGCCAGGCTTACCGGCCATTTCATGACGACAGGCATTGCTACCGTGATCGTTTTTATCCTGATATACATACTCGTTGAACGAAAATTAAAAAACCTGTAA
- a CDS encoding 2-hydroxy-3-keto-5-methylthiopentenyl-1-phosphate phosphatase, with the protein MTSGDKQPIIFCDFDGTITNNDNIVAIMKHFKPEGFESIMQDTLDRTISIREGVGRMFALFPSSMREEITEYVLNHAGIREGFSAFLDYLKSEQIEFYVTSGGIDFFVDPLLKPFGIPADHIFCNGSNFEGDHIEITWPHPCKESCHNDCGMCKVTVMDRFPADRYYRILIGDSLTDFEGAKQADLVYSRSSLTEQCRKIGVHHVPFETFTDIQNDMKDKFKQEVL; encoded by the coding sequence ATGACATCTGGAGATAAACAGCCGATCATTTTTTGTGATTTCGACGGAACCATCACAAACAACGATAACATCGTCGCCATTATGAAGCACTTCAAACCGGAAGGCTTTGAGTCGATCATGCAGGACACGCTTGACCGCACCATTTCAATTCGGGAAGGCGTAGGCCGCATGTTCGCGCTCTTCCCTTCCTCCATGAGAGAAGAAATTACCGAATATGTTCTAAACCATGCAGGGATTCGGGAAGGCTTCAGTGCATTCCTGGATTATTTAAAATCCGAACAGATTGAATTCTACGTTACAAGCGGCGGCATCGATTTCTTTGTCGATCCTCTGCTGAAGCCTTTTGGCATCCCGGCAGACCATATCTTCTGCAACGGCTCCAATTTCGAAGGGGATCACATTGAGATTACCTGGCCTCATCCTTGCAAGGAATCCTGCCATAACGACTGCGGCATGTGCAAGGTCACGGTGATGGACCGTTTTCCGGCCGACCGGTATTACCGCATTCTGATCGGTGACAGCCTGACCGATTTTGAAGGTGCCAAGCAAGCGGATCTGGTTTATTCCCGCTCATCGCTCACCGAGCAATGCAGGAAGATAGGCGTACATCATGTACCCTTCGAGACATTTACCGATATCCAGAACGACATGAAAGACAAGTTTAAACAGGAGGTGCTGTAA
- a CDS encoding methylthioribulose 1-phosphate dehydratase produces the protein MAFSDIQLEQKQAALQDLRGIKELFASRNWFPGTSGNLSVRVGEFNPEQFYFAVTASGKDKSVHTPEDYLFVDQNGVPCEATGLKPSAETLIHCEIYRKTGCGAIFHVHTIDNNLISDWYGEQGYVPAQGIELIKAFNIWEEDAAIRIPILPNYAEIPRIAELVPDALDPAVPGILLRNHGIYAWGKNAFEAKKHLEAFEFIFEYAYRRLLLNAAGSK, from the coding sequence GTGGCATTTTCAGATATCCAGCTTGAACAGAAACAAGCTGCCCTGCAGGATCTTAGAGGGATCAAGGAACTGTTCGCTTCTAGAAACTGGTTCCCCGGCACCAGCGGTAATCTATCTGTCCGTGTTGGCGAGTTCAACCCGGAGCAGTTTTATTTTGCGGTGACAGCCAGCGGAAAAGACAAGTCGGTACATACGCCTGAAGATTATCTTTTTGTGGATCAGAACGGCGTGCCTTGCGAAGCAACCGGCTTAAAACCTAGCGCGGAAACCTTGATTCACTGCGAAATTTATCGCAAGACCGGCTGCGGTGCCATTTTCCATGTGCACACCATTGATAACAATCTGATCAGCGATTGGTATGGGGAACAAGGTTATGTCCCTGCCCAAGGAATCGAGCTGATCAAAGCCTTTAATATTTGGGAAGAGGACGCCGCGATTCGCATTCCGATCCTGCCGAACTACGCAGAGATTCCACGGATTGCAGAGCTCGTTCCGGATGCGCTCGATCCTGCGGTACCCGGCATATTGCTGCGTAACCACGGCATCTATGCCTGGGGCAAAAATGCATTCGAAGCCAAGAAACATCTGGAGGCATTTGAGTTTATATTCGAATACGCCTACCGTCGTCTGCTTCTGAATGCAGCCGGATCCAAGTAA